The Streptomyces sp. 135 sequence AGGCCTGCAAGGACAAGGCGCCCCAGGGGCTCGGCGGAAGCGGCGGAGGCGGCGGTGGCGGCGAGTCACTCGACTCGGCCAAGGTCACGGCCTGGGCGAAGTGCCTGCGCGAGAACGGCGTATCCAAGTTCCCCGACCCCGAGATCAACGGTTCGAGCATGAACATCGACCTGGTCGGCGCGGGCGTCGACCCGCAGGATCCCAAGTTCAACGCGCAGACCTGCGGCACCGGGTGGCGGCGTCAACGGAAGGACCGACGTCCGCGCGACGCTCCGGCCCGGCGCCGGCGCGTCGCCACCAAGACCGCCGAGGCGCTGCCCGACACGGCGGCCCCTCGAGACCGGCCGGACCTCGGGACCGCGACCGGGCGGACGAGTGGCACGGCGGCGTCCGCTGCGCACCTCGCTGATCGTCGTCGTCGCGATAGCCGTCGCCGCGGCGGCATCGCGCCACCAGGACGCTCGCGGCGAGCTCCCGCGCAACCGGGGCGACACGAGTGGAAGGACCACGGTCGACTCCCCGGACGGCAACCTCGGGGCGAAGCGCAGGGCGAGGTGAACCGGAACGGCAGCACGGATCGACCGGCTCCGCGGAGCGGCGAACGGCGAAACTCGGATGCCGGGTCCGGCGGATCGGGCGGCAACGAAGACCCCACGCTTCCCGTGGAGCTGACGGTGAAGGACCAGAAGGGACTCGGCCGCTACCAGGCCGCAGCCGTCGAGGTCACCCTGAAGGCCGAGACCCGCGAGGACGTCCTCGTGGTGCCCGTCAACGCCCTTGTCGCACGGAAGGGCGGCGGCTACGCCCTGGAGGTCGTCACGGGCGACAGCACCGAGTACCGCCCGGTCAAGCTCGGCATGTTCGCCGACGGCAGGGTCGAGGTCTCCGGCACCGGCATCAAGGAAGGCACCGTCGTGGGGGTCCCCAAGTGACCTCGTATCCCACGCGGGCGCCCCTGGCCCGCCCCGTGGTCGAACTGGCCGGGGTGTGCAAGACGTACGGGGACGTCGCCGCCCTGCGCGACGCCGACCTGGTCATCGGGCGCGGTGAGCTCCTCGCCATCGTCGGCCCCTCGGGGTCGGGCAAGTCCACGATGCTCAACATCATGGGCACCCTGGACCGCCCGTCGGCCGGCATGGTGCGCATCGACGGGCACGACGTCGCCGCCCTGAGCGACCGCGAACTGTCCGCGCTGCGGGCCGGCACCATCGGCTTCGTCTTCCAGCAGTTCCACCTGTCGTCCGGGGTGCCCGCCCTGGACAGCGTCGCGGATGGGCTGCTCTACAGCGGCAGGCCGCGCGGCGAGCGGCGCCGCCTCGCCGAGCGTGCGCTGCGCCGGGTCGGCCTCGGCCACCGCCTCCACCACCAGCCGCACCAGCTCTCCGGCGGCGAGAAGCAGCGCGTGGCCATCGCGCGGGCCGTGCTTGGCGACCCGCCGCTGCTCCTCGCCGACGAGCCCACCGGGGCGCTGGACTCGCGGTCCGGCGCGGTCGTCATCGAGTTGCTGCACGAGCTGCACGAGGCCGGCACGACGGTGGTCGTCATCACCCACGACCGGGACATCGCCGCGACGCTGCCCCGCGAGGTGCGGGTCAAGGACGGCCGTATCGAACACGACTCCGGCGGCCCCGCGCCGTCCCGCTCTCTCGTGCCCGAAAGGGCCGTCGTGCCCGAGGAGGCCGTGCGATGAGCACGACGAACGCGACCAGGGAGCCGGCGCGCGTCGCGAGCCCCGAGCCGTCGCGACGGCCGAAGCCCGCCCGGATGAACCCGGCCGACGTCCTGCGCGTCGGCGGCTCCGGACTGCGCTCGCGCCCCATGCGGGTCTTCCTGTCGGCGCTGGGCATCGCCATCGGCATCGCCGCCATGGTCGGCGTGGTCGGCATCTCCACCTCGTCCACCGAGGACCTGAACCGCCGCCTCCAGGCGCTCGGCACCAACCTACTGACGGTCACGCCCGGCCAGTCCTTCACGGGCGACGCGGCCCATCTGCCCGCCGAGTCCGTCGAGATGATCGGCAACATGGAGAACGTGGAGTCGGTCTCCGCCATCGGCAGGACCGGCGCGAAGGTCTACCGCAACGACCACACCCCCAAGCAGGAGACCGGCGGCCTCACCGTCGCCGCCGCCCGGACCGACCTGCCGGAGTCCGTGGGCGCCGAGATCGTCGACGGCCGCTGGCTGAACGCCGCCAACAGCCGCTACCCGGCCGCCGTCCTCGGCCCCAAGGCCGCCGAACAGCTCGGGGTGCACCAGGCGGGACCGGACGTGAAGGTGTGGCTCGACGGGCGCTGGTACACCGTCGTCGGCCTCCTCGCCGCCAACGAACTCGTGCCGTCGCTGGACTCCTCGGTCCTGGTCGGCTGGTCCGCCGCCAAGGCGGAACTCGGCTTCGACGGCTACCCCACGACCATCTACACCCGCGCCGAGGAACCGGCCGTGGACGACGTCCAGAGCGTCCTCGGCGCCACCGCCAACCCGCAGTCGCCCACCGAGACCACCGTCTCCCGGCCCTCCGACGCGCTGGCCGCCAAGGAAGCCACCGACGACGCCCTCAGCGGCCTGCTGCTCGGCCTCGGCGGGGTGGCCCTGCTCGTGGGCGGGGTCGGGGTGGCCAACACGATGGTCATCTCCGTACTGGAACGCCGCTCGGAGATCGGCCTGCGCCGCTCCCAGGGCGCGACCCGCGGCCAGATCCGCACCCAGTTCCTCGCCGAGGCCCTGCTGCTCTCCGCCCTCGGCGGCCTCGGCGGTGTCCTGCTCGGCATCGCGGTCACCGGCGGCTACGCCTCCTACCAGGGCTGGCCGTCCGTCGTCCCGTTCTGGGCGATGGCGGGCGGGGTGGGCGCCACCCTCGTCATCGGCGGCCTCGCCGGGTTCTATCCGGCCGTACGAGCGGCCCGGCTGCCTCCGACCGAAGCGCTGGCCACCACCTGAGACCGCGGTACTCCCGCTGGGACCATCCCCCGTGCCACGGGGGTACCGCACCCGTCCGCGCCACCCCCGGGCCGATCCCGGCCGCGGCGCGGGCGGGTCCTCAGCTCGGGGCGGGTCCCCGGAGCCGGGCCAGGCGACGGAAGGAGTCCAGGAGGCCCTCGCGGTCGTACGTGCTGGTCGTCACCAGCACCTCCTGAGCGCCGCTCTCCTTGATCACCCGCTCCAGCTCGTCGGCGACCTGCTCCTGGGTGCCGTGCAGCTGGCCGCTCAGCGCCGACTCGTAGAAGGTTCGTTCCCTCTCCGTCATCGTCAGCGTCTCCACGCGCTCGGCCGGCGGCAGCGGCGGGAACGTGCCGTGCGTCCGCGAGTACGCCATCGACCAGGCCTCCGGTATCAGCAACCGACGGGCCTCCTCCTCCGTCTCGGCGACGGCGACGGTGCCCGCGATCATGACGTACGGCTCGGCCAGCCAGGGCGAGGGCCGGAAAGCGTCCCGGTAGGTGTCGATGCCGCGCAGCATCTTCTCGCGGCCCTTGATGTCCCCGATGACCAGCGGGAGCCCCGCCCGGGCCGCGATCGTCGCGCCCTCGCCGACCGCGAGGACGTACGGCGGCACGGTGAGCCCCTCCGCGGGACGCGCGCGTACGCCCGTCTCCGAGGTGCCGCGGAACCAGCCGAGCAGCTCCGTCAGCTGCGCGGCGAAGTCCCGCGCATCGTCCTTGTCGCGCCCCAGCGCCTTGCGCACCCCGTCCGTGAACCCGACGGAGCGGCCGAGCCCCATGTCGATCCGCCCCGGGAACAGCGACTCCAACACCCCGAACTGCTCGGCGACCACCAGCGACTGGTGGTTCGGCAGCATCACGCCGCCGGTGCCGACGCGGATGGTGCGGGTGGCCGCCGCGACGGCCGCGGCGAGGACCGTGGGCGCCGAGCCCGCGACGCCCGGCACGCCGTGATGCTCCGAGACCCAGAAGCGGTGGTAGCCGAGGGCCTCCACCTCCTGGGCCAGGCGCACGGTGTCGCGCAGGGCTGCCGGACCGTCGTGCCCCTCACGGGTGCGCGAGCGGTCGAGGACGGAGAACCGGGTTGCCGCGATCACTGAGCTCACGCAGGGTTCAACGCCTGGGAGCCGCCATGATTCCCGTCGATTCCCGTCGGCCTGATTACGCTGATGCCGTGACCGACGACAGCGGACCTCTGGCCGTGTTCGACCTGGACGGCACGCTCGCCGACACCGCGCACCGGCAGCGGTACCTGGAGCGCAGGCCCCGTGACTGGGACGCCTTCTTCGCCGCGGCGCCGCATGACCCGCCGCTGGCGCAGGGCGTCGACCTGGCACGGCGGAGCGCGCTGGACTGCGAGGTCGTCTACCTGACCGGACGCCCAGAGCGCTGCCGGGCGGACACCGAGGAGTGGCTGGCACGCCAGGGCCTGCCGACCGGCCGCATCTGGATGCGCCGCAACGACGACCGGCGCCCCGCGCGCCGCACGAAGCTGGAGATCCTGCGGAACCTGGCCCGCAAGCGGGAGGTCCGCATGCTCGTGGACGACGACGAACTGGTCTGCGACGAGGCGGTACGCGCGGGCTTCACGGTGGTACGCGCGGACTGGGCCCACACCTCCGAGACCCTGAAAGAGGCCCAGGAAAAAGAGGGCCGCACCTGAGCAGCCAAGGGACGCGCCCCCGCCGTTAGGGGCGCGGGGAACTGCGCAAAAGCGCGCCCCGCGCCGCCGGCAGGACGCCTACACCCCGACGTCCCCGTCCTCCAACCGGAACCCCACCTTCAGCCCCACCTGATAGTGCTGGATCTGCCCGTCCTCGATATGCCCCCGCACCTGGGTCACCTCGAACCAGTCCAGCGAGCGCAGCGTCTGCGAGGCCCGCGCGATGCCGTTGCGGATCGCCTGGTCGACGCCCTCGTGCGAGGTGCCGACGATCTCGGTCACGCGGTAGGTGTGGTCCGACATGAGGGGGTTCCTCCCGGCCGTGGTGTGACGTCGCGAAGTGCGTCACTCCACCGTGCACCAGCCCGCGCGGACGCGCGAGACGGCGTATGGGATCCCGTACCCCCTTGACCGGGCGATTGGTACATACCAAAATCCAGCCAATACCCGTTCGAGCCAGCTGCTCACCCCCCGCGTCGGGCTGACCTTCCCCTGTCCGCAGGCAGAAAGTGACCCACGTGAAGCCGCACCGCCGCGCCGCCACGCCCCTGTCCCTCGCCCTCTCGTGTGCCGTCCTGCTCGCCGGGTGCGGTGTGCTGCCCGGCGGGGACGAGCGCACAACCGTCACCGTCTGGCTGATGCGGGGCAGCGCGTCCCCCGCGTTCGTCGAGCGCTTCACCGAGGACTTCGAGAAGGAGCACGAGGACATCGACCTGGACGTCCGTGTCCAGGAGTGGACGGGCATCGGGGCCAAGGTGAAGAAGGCGCTCAAGGAGGAGGACGGCGACGGGCCCGACGTCATCGAGGTCGGCAACACCCAGGTCGCCCAGTACGTCGACGAGGGCGGCCTGTACGACCTGACCCTGGAGTCGGCGCGCGACCTCGGCATGGACGACTGGCTGCCGGGTCTCGCGGAGCCCGGCCGCCACAACGGCGCCCAGTACGGCATCCCCTGGTACGCCGCCAACCGCGTCGTCATCTACAACAAGGACCTCTTCGCGAAGGCGGGCATCACGCGGCCGCCGCGCACCCGCGAGGAGTGGATCGCGGACACGCAGAAGCTCAACACCGGCGGGAACCAGGGCATCTATCTCGCGGGCCAGGACTGGTACACCCTCGCCGGGTTCATCTGGGACGAGGGCGGCGACCTCGCCAAGGAGACCAAGGAGTCCTCCGGCGACTGGCGCGGCAGCCTGCACACGGCCGAGGCGCTGCGCGGCATGGCGTTCTACCAGCGCCTCCAGACGCTCGGCCGGGGGCCGCGCGACGCGGACGAGGAACACCCGGCGCAGACCGGGGTGTTCGCGGGCGGCGACGTCGCCCAGATCATCGCGGTGCCCGGCGCGGCGCGGGCCATCGAGGAGAAGAACCCCGAACTGAAGGGCAAGCTCGGCTATTTCCCGATCCCCGGCAAGAAGGCGGGCAAGCCCGGCGCGGTCTTCACCGGCGGCTCCGACCTCGTCGTGCCCGAGCGCAGCGACGACCACTCGGGCGCCGTCGAGGTGATCGCGGCGCTGGCGGGCAAGAAGTGGCAGACCGACCTGGCCAGAACCATGAACTACGTGCCCAACAAGGCGAAGCTGGCCCCCGCCGTCGCGGGCGAGGCGGGCGTCGCGGCGATGGCGGTCGGCGCGGCGAACGGCCGCGCGACCCCCAACTCCCCGCGCTGGGCGGCCGTCGAGGCCGACAACCCCATCAAGGACTACATGACCGCCGTCCTGACGGGCGGCGCCCCGGCGACACACGCCCGCGAGGCCTCACGCGAGATCACCAAGGCACTGCGCCTCGGCGGCCTGTGACGGGGCAGGCCCCCGGTGCCGTACGCGTGGTGCGAACGGCACCGGGGGCCGAATCCCCGCCCCTACACCGGCGAGCTCAACGACAGCGCGAACCGGCCGCGCTCATCCGTCCACCAGTGCGTCAGACCGAGCCCCGCCCCGGCCAGTTCCGTGCGCACGCTCTCCTTCCTGAACTTCGCCGAGACCTCCGTGCGCATCTCCTCGCCGGCCGCGAAGTCGACGGCCAGGCCGAGCGCGGGGATCTTCACCGTCTGCGCGGCCGTGGAGCGCAGCCGCATTTCGATCCACTCGTGCTCGCGGTCCCAGACGGCGACGTGGTCGAAGGCGTCAGGGTCGAAGTCCGCCTCCAGTTCGCGGTTCATCACCGACAGGACGTTCTTGTTGAACGAGGCCGTGACGCCCGCCGCGTCGTCGTACGCCGCGACCAGCACCGACTCGTCCTTCACCAGGTCCGTGCCGAGGAGCAGCGTGTCACCGGGGGAGAGAAGCCCCCGCACCGACGTGAGGAACGCCGCGCGTTCGGCGGGCAGGAGGTTGCCGATCGTGCCGCCGAGGAACGCGACGAGGCGCGGCCCCGGCGTGGCCGGCAGCGCGAGGCCACGGGTGAAGTCGGCGATCAGGGCGTGCACGTCGAGCCGCGGCCGCTGCGCGAGCAGGGCGTTCGCCGCGCCGGTCAGCGCGCTCTCGCTCACGTCCACGGGGACGTACGTGTGCAGGGACGGCATCGCGTCGATCAGGTGGCGGGTCTTCTCCGAGGAGCCCGAGCCCAGCTCGATCAGGGTGCGTACGCCGGTGGCCCCCGCGATCTCGGCGGAGCGGGCGATCAGGATCTCCCGCTCCGCGCGGGTCGGGTAGTACTCGGGCAGGGTGGTGATCTCCTCGAAGAGGGCGCTGCCACGGGCGTCGTAGAACCACTTGGGCGGAAGCGTCTTCGGGGTGCGGGACAGGCCGTGCAGGACGTCGGCCCGCAGCGCGGCTCCGGTGGCGTCCTCGGGCAGGGTGCGGGTCAGCAGGAACGGGCTCACGCGGGTGGCTCCTTGAGCGGGGTCAGCAGTACGTCGGTGCGGCTTGCGGCGAGCAGGGTGCGGTCGGGCACCTCACGCCAGTGCGGGTCGTCGTCGTAGGGCTCGGAGGCGACCACGGTGCGGCGGCCGGGCTCCGCGAGGTACCAGAGGGTGTCGCCCCAGGCGGTCGCGGTGATCGTGTCGCCGTCGGTCATCAGGAGATTGAGGCGCGATCCGGGGGCGGCTGCCGCGACGTCCAGGACGGTGTCGGCCAGGGCCTGCCCCGCCTCGTCGCCCCGCCGCAGCCGGTGCAGGACGAGCGCCCACACCAGCGCGGAGTCGCAGCGCGCCTCCATCGACAGCAGCTCGGCGGAGGGCAGGCCCCCGGCCAGGGCGGCGAGCGAGCCGGGCCAGCCCGCCACCGCGCCGTTGTGGCTGAACAGCCAGGACCCGGCGGCGAAGGGCGCGGCCGCGGCCTCGCCGTCCGCGCCCGCCAGCGTGGCGTCGCGCACCGCCGCGAGCAGTGCTCCGGAGCGCACCACCCGGGCGAGGTCGGCGAAGGACTGGTCGGCCCAGATCGGCCCGGTGCGCCGGTAGCGGGCGGGCGCCGGGTCGCCTTCCGCGTACCAGCCCACCCCGAAACCGTCGGCGTTGACCGTGCCGTACCGCTGCCGGCGGGGCGCCCACGACTGGCGGTACAGGCCGTGCGCGGGCTCGACGAGGAGGCTTCCCAGCGGCACCGGCGGGCCGAGGAAGGCGACGTGACGGCACATCAGGACACCTCGGGTTCGGGGGCTTCGGTCGGCGCCGCGTCCCGCGCCGTGCGGAACCCGGAGAAGATCTGCCGCCGCACCGGGTGGTCCCAGTTGCGGAACGTGCCCCGGCAGGCCACCGCGTCCACGGAGAACGCCCCGCCGCGCAGCACCTTGTGGTCGCCGCCGAAGAACACGTCCGAGTACTCGCGGTAGGGGAAGGCGGCGAAGCCCGGGTAGGGCAGGAAGTCGCTGGACGTCCACTCCCATACGTCGCCGATCAATTGGCGTATGCCGTACGGGGATTCGCCTGCCGGGTAGCTGCCCGCCGGGGCGGGGCGCAGATGCCGCTGTCCGAGGTTCGCGTGTTCCGGGGTGGGGTCCGCGTCGCCCCACGGGTAGCGCAGGGAGCGGTCGGTGACCGGGTCGTGCCGGGCGGCCTTCTCCCACTCCTCCTCGCTGGGCAGACGCCGGCCCGCCCAGCGCGCGTACGCGTCGGCCTCGTACCAGCTCACGTGCAGCACCGGCTCGTCGGCGGGCACCGGCTCCACCGTCCCGAAGTGACGCCGCAGCCACTGCCCTCCCTCGCGGCGCCAGAACAGCGGAGCGCGCAGCCCGTTCCGACGCACCATCGCCCAGCCCGCCGGTGACCACCAGCGGATCTCCTCATAGCCGCCGTCGTCGATGAAACGCTGGTACGCGGCGTTCGTCACCGGTGTGGTGTCGATGAAGAACGGCGGGACCAGGCGGCGGTGCGCCGGGCGTTCGTTGTCCAGGGCCCAGGGCTCGGTGGAGGTGCCCATGGTGAACGGGCCGCCGGGGACCAGGACTTCGCTCGGCCCGGTGAAGGGCGGCCCAGGCTCCGGGTCCGGCGCGGTGAGCGCGGTGGGCCCCGAGCGCAGCTGGTGCGTGATGAGCATCGTCTCGTCGTGCTGCTGCTCGTGCTGCGCGATCATCCCGAACGCGAAGCCCGCGTCGGTGAGCGGAGTGCCGTGCAGCGGCGTCTTCTCCAGTACGTCGAGCGCCCGGCCCCGCACCTCGGCCGCGTACCCCCTGGCCTCGGCGGGCGTGAGCAGCGGCAGGCTCGGCCGCTCGGCTCGGGGGTGCTCGAAGGCGTCGTAGAGCGAGTCGATCTCGGGCCGCATGGCGTCGCGGCCCGCGACCGCGCGCAGCAGCCACTGCTCCTCCTGGTTGCCTATGTGTGCGAGGTCCCAGACCAGCGGTGACATCAACGGCGAGTGCTGCGCGGTCAGTTCACTGTCCTCGACACAGGAGGTGAGGAGGGTGGTGCGGTCGCGGGCGGCCAGGAGCGCGGCGAGCGCGCGCTCGCGCAGGGCCGCCGCATCCGTGGTGGAGCTGTTCATCGTCGGGCGTCCTTCCCCGAGGCGTCATGGTGTCGATGGGCGTCGCCGAGACCGTCCAGGAGGTCGTCGGCGGGGCAGCGGCCCCGTGCGACGTACCGGTCGGCGTACGTGGCGACGGCGTCCCGCGTCGAGGCGTCCGCGCCCATCCGGGGCAGCGCGTCGGCGGCGGCGGCGAAGCAGACGGCGGCGGCCTCGCGCAGCTCGGCGTCGGCGAGGCCGTGGCGCGCCGCGTCCAGCCACAGCGGGCTGTGCGGCGCGGCAGGCGAGCCCGGCGGCCCGTCGCGCTCGGCCAGCGGCTTGACGGCGCGGTAGGCGGTCTCGGCCGCCTCCGGGTCGTCGAACAGCGCGCTCGTCACGGCGAGCGGTACGACCCAGCCGTCGTCGCCCGGCTGGGCGTCCACCATGCGCAGCTCCAGGTGGCCGCGCGGACGCACCGGCGGGAACAGCGTGGTCAGGTGGTAGTCGACGTCGTCACGCGTGGGCGGCCGCGGCAGGCCCGAGCGGGTCCAGGCGCGGAAGGTGAGCCCTTCCGGGACACGCCAAGGCCCGTCGCCGGGTGCTCCCTTGACGCACATGACCGGTGCGTCGAGGGCGTGCCGTGTCCAGGCCTCGCGCGGCTCCCCGTCGAGCGGCGGGGCGCCGGATCTGCCGGGTTCGATGCCCGCCCACACGGCCTGCCGGGTGGACCGCCAGCCGGTGGCACGGCCGTCCTGGAGCGGCGAGTTGGCGAACGCGGCGACCAGGACGGGCCCGAGCAGATGCGCGAGGCGCCAGCGGCGCGCGTAACCGAGCGGGCCCGGCTCCTCGTACCCGGCGTCCAGACAGATCTGCACGGACGCCGTCGAGCACATCATGCGGCGCCCGGCGGGGCCGCCGCGGTCGAGGCTGGACTCCAGGGCGTCGTAGCGGGGCTCGCGCAGGATCCGTGCCGGGGGCCGCCACGGGTCGGCGCCGATGCCGCTGAGGGTGAGGCGGTGGGAGCGTAACGCGTCGCGGACGAGGCCGAGATCGGCCCGCATGGCCGAGACGCACTCCGTCAGGGAAGCGGCGGGCAGCGAGCTGAGCTCCAGCTGGCCACCGGGTTCGACGGTGAGTGACGCGTGCAGGGGCAGGGCCCGCAGTGCGGCGTAGGCCGCTTCGAGGCGGGCGGTAGGGACGGGCACATGGGCCAGTCCAGGTTCGTGGACGAGCCACTCCAGTTCGACACCGGTGGTGCGAGGCGGCCCCGTCTTGAAGCAGATGCCGCGGACCAGGGCCTCCACTTCCGCCTCGGTCACCGGGTCCGGTGCCTCCGTGCGCGGCGGGGGGCGGTGCTTCGTACAGTCTCCTTCAGGCATGCGGGAATCCTTCCAGTCAGGGGTGCTCGTCACACCCAAAACCCTCAAGGCCGATCGCACAAGAGTGCCCTTGCGGCCGTTCCCGCACCAGGAATTTCTGTTGCGCCGACCGACACGCCCGGCTCACCATGCGTTCATGAACGACACGGGGGAGCGGGCATGAGCGCCCGGCTGCGCGCGGTGGCGCAGGAGACGGAGCAGATCGTCGCGGCGGGCGCGTACACCACGCCGGGCGGCCGGAAGGCGGTCATCGGCGACTCGGTGACGGCGGCCCGTGCAGGCACCCGCATGTTCGGTCCGGAGCCGGTGGACGCAGGCACGCCCCGGCGCGAGCCCGTCCCGACCGTCTTCGAGGTCACCGGCGAGAGCAGCCTGGAAGCGGCGCGCAGACTCACCGCTGACGCGGGGACCACGGCGGGCCGCTCACCCCTCGCCGTCCTCAACTTCTCGTCCGCGCGCAACCCCGGCGGCGGCTATCTGAACGGCGCGCAGGCACAGGAGGAAGCGCTCTGCCGAGCCTCCGCGCTCCACACCTGCCTGCTTGAGGCGCGCGCCTTCTACGACCACCACCGGGCCCACCGCGACCCCTTCTACACCGACCGCGTGATCCACTCGCCCTCGGTCCCCGTCTTCCGCGACGACCGCGGACAGCTGCTGGAGTCGCCCTACCTCGTCGGCTTCCTCACCTCGGCGGCGCCGAACGCCGGGGTGATCCGCCGCAGCGCCCCCGAGCGCGCCGCCGACATCCCGCACGCCGTGGCGGGGCGCGCCGCCCGCGTCCTGGAGACGGCGCTCGCGTGCGGCTACCGCCGCCTGGTCCTCGGCGCGTGGGGCTGCGGCGTGTTCATGAACGACCCCGCGCACGTCGCGGGCGCCTTCCGGACGCTGCTCGGCGAAGGCGGCCGGTTCGCGGGGCGGTTCGACCACGTCGTGTTCGGGGTGCTCGACCGCACCAGGGGCGCGGTGACGCGCGGGGCCTTCGAGCGGGCGTTCGCCGATCACCGATGAAGGCAGTCGAAAGGGCCACCGTAGAACGGAAGGGTCACCGTGGAACCTGTCCGGCCCAATCCGCGGAGCGGGCTTCCCCCACGGCCCGCAGGCTCGGTCCATGGTGTTTCGACTCCCGCGCAGAACCCGTGCCCTGACCGCTCTCGCCGCCCTCACCGCGGCCTCGGCGCTCGCCCCGCTCCCGGCCGCCTCCGACCCGGCCCCGCCGCCCGCCGCCGCCCCGCCGTCCCGCACCGCCTCCGCCTGGCTCCCGTACTGGGACCAGGACAACGCGTACGAGACCGCCCTTCGCCACGCCGGCCAACTGCACACCGTCAGCCCCTTCTGGTACGAGGCGAAGGCGGACGGATCCGTCGGCAAACACTTCAGCGCCGAGGAGCAGCGCGTCGTCGACGGGCTGCACGGGGCGGGCATCAAGGTCGTGCC is a genomic window containing:
- the egtA gene encoding ergothioneine biosynthesis glutamate--cysteine ligase EgtA; this translates as MPEGDCTKHRPPPRTEAPDPVTEAEVEALVRGICFKTGPPRTTGVELEWLVHEPGLAHVPVPTARLEAAYAALRALPLHASLTVEPGGQLELSSLPAASLTECVSAMRADLGLVRDALRSHRLTLSGIGADPWRPPARILREPRYDALESSLDRGGPAGRRMMCSTASVQICLDAGYEEPGPLGYARRWRLAHLLGPVLVAAFANSPLQDGRATGWRSTRQAVWAGIEPGRSGAPPLDGEPREAWTRHALDAPVMCVKGAPGDGPWRVPEGLTFRAWTRSGLPRPPTRDDVDYHLTTLFPPVRPRGHLELRMVDAQPGDDGWVVPLAVTSALFDDPEAAETAYRAVKPLAERDGPPGSPAAPHSPLWLDAARHGLADAELREAAAVCFAAAADALPRMGADASTRDAVATYADRYVARGRCPADDLLDGLGDAHRHHDASGKDARR
- a CDS encoding TIGR02452 family protein, which gives rise to MSARLRAVAQETEQIVAAGAYTTPGGRKAVIGDSVTAARAGTRMFGPEPVDAGTPRREPVPTVFEVTGESSLEAARRLTADAGTTAGRSPLAVLNFSSARNPGGGYLNGAQAQEEALCRASALHTCLLEARAFYDHHRAHRDPFYTDRVIHSPSVPVFRDDRGQLLESPYLVGFLTSAAPNAGVIRRSAPERAADIPHAVAGRAARVLETALACGYRRLVLGAWGCGVFMNDPAHVAGAFRTLLGEGGRFAGRFDHVVFGVLDRTRGAVTRGAFERAFADHR